TGGATGGTCAGCGTCTCAGGATCGGCGTCCGTAGCGGAAACAGGCAGGTTCAATTGCGTACCGAAGCACATGTTCTTCTGCGCAATCGCTGTAACAACAGGCGCTGAGTTCCATGTAGTGGCGCTGTCTTCATTGCTGTAAGCGGAATGCCCTCCTTCATTTACCGCACGCACCATATAGAAGTAAGTGGTGTTGGCGGGAAGTGTTGTATCCGCAAAGGAAGTACTGTTAGCCGGTACAGTGGCAAACAGCGCATATCCGTCGGCGGTATTGGCGGATCGGTATATTTCAAAGCCGGTTTCATTGTTGGACGCATCGTTCCATGTGAGGTGAACACGGCTTGTTGAAACAGCGGAGGCGTTGAGTTGCGCCGGAGCCTGCGGACCTGCGGGAAGATCTTCCGTTCTTACTTCCAGCTTATCGTATTTGTTCTCTTTCAACAGGTTGATTTCTCCACTGGTAAGCGCTTTCCCGAAGATGGAAAGATCGTCGATAGCGCCGGCGAACCTTCCGGTTCCGAAGTTAAAGGCATTGGTACCGTTCACCCTTGCAACAGAAGAGGAGTTTGAACCGGCGGCGATGGCGTTAAAGCCCAGTGCGCTGTCGCCGGCAACCAGCGTGCCGTTCAGGTATAATTTCAGTGTATTCGTATCATATACTACCGTAACATGCTCCCAGTTCGTGCTGGTATAAGGAACGGAAATGCTTTTGCGCACATTGGCGTTGGCCACACCCACGAATATTTTATTGGAGTCGAGCCTTACCGCCAGGCCGTAATCGCGTCCACCGATATCAATCACATTTCTGCCTCCTGTAAATGTGGTGGCCTTCATCCAGAAAGCAACGGATTTTTTATTGTAAGCGCCGCGGAGGTAATCGTTGGCTACACTTGTAAAGTCTGCATGCTGGTTGGTGCCGTTAAACACCAGTGCATGGGAACCTTCTTTCTTATTGTTGTTATCAAATACAGGGCCGCTGGAAGGAATAAGCGGTTTAGCTCCGGAAATGGAATCAATATAAGAATTGTTCAACCTCCACACGCCGAGTGCGTCATTATCAACGGGGAAGAAGGCCGATTCTCCAAACTCACCAACAGCACGCACTTTGTAGAAGTAGTTTGTTGCAGGTTGTAATTCCAGGGAATCGGTAAAGGCTGTATTGTTTGCACCTGTAGTACCCACCATTGTGAAGCCACCCGTAGCGTCTTCAGACCTCCACACCTCAAAGCGCACTTCATTGCTACTGCGGTCGTTCCAGGAGAGTTGCACCTTATTATGTCCCAGAGCGGTAGCTGAAAGCGCACCCGGTGTTGCGGGGGCGACGCCATCGGCAGGGGCGGGGTCAATAAAGGCTGAATTGGGCACTGTTGCGTAACCTGAACCGGTAAGCGGTGTTCTCCAGGAGAAGGTCATGGATTGGCCGCTCGTTCTTTCGAAATAGGCGATCGCAATCGGATAAGTACCTGCCTGCAGGGTGAGCGCCTGTGAGGTAACCGTGGTATTTCCGTGATTACCGTCATTGTTCACCACTACAGGGCCGCCCACATAAGCGTATGGGGAACCAACCTGGTTGAGGTTACCCAACCATACCTTACTTCCTTCATCCGATGCCGTGCGGAAATAGTAGGTACCTGTTACCGGTACGGTAATATAACCTTCCCAAAGGTAAGAGAAGCGGTCGTCCTGGGTTCTCTCATTGATGCTTACCGCAGGCATTGTGCCCACAGCATAAGGGGTGAGGGAGTCGTAGTTGGGAAGCGCGGTCCAGTTTTCAGTGGTGATGTAATATTTGAAACTGAGTCCGTTCAGCAAAGGTCGGGCGGTAGCCTGGTTGCTGAAGGCTGAAAGGTTACCCGCCGCGTCTTTGGCTTTTACCCGGAAATTATAGGCGGAGCCATGTTCCAGGTTATACACCGTGATATAGGTATTCTCTGTTTCGTAATATTTCAATCCATCTACATACACTTCATATCCTGTAACCGCCACATCATCTGTGGATTCATTCCAACTTAATTCCACCGCATTACGGGTTGTGGAAATTACCTGGAGTTGAAGCGGTGTGGTAGGCGCCTGAATATCCGAAAGTGTACGTGCGTTTACTTCATTGCTTACAGCCGAAGCGCCATTGTTGTTGATGGCTCTTACTTTGAAATAATAAATGGTGTTGGAACGCAGTTGTTCAATCGTAAAGCCTGTGCTGTCCGCGGCAGTGGTGGCTATAAGCTGGTACGTGCCGCCGGCTGCAGTTGATTGGTATACTTCAAAACCCGTTTCATTGTTTGCGGGAGCCTGAACCTGGTTCCAGCTCACACGTATTTTTGTTTTGGAAACTGCATCCGCGCTTACCGACAGCAGTGCCGGAGGCGCATCCGTTCCATTCGCGTTTTTCACCACAAAAGGAGCTGAGAATTCGCTGGCGCAACCGTTTTCTTCGCTTACCATCACTTTGTAAGCGCCTGGTTGTTGTACCTGCAGAAATCTTGTTGTGCCAAGAACAGTGGCTTCCCCTTCTTTTTGCCAGGAGTAAGCAATGAATCCTTCCGGCACTTCAAGTTGTACACCATCAGTATGAGAAGGGGATGGGATCAGCGGGCTACCACCGCCTGAAATGGTAATCGCGGGCGGAACCGTGGCGCCTTTTTCTTTAATTACCACTGGGATGGGCGACCAGTCTGACCAAACAGTACCCCTCAGTACACGACAGGCGTAAGTGCCTATCGAAGTTGCGGTATATGTATTGTTGTTCGCTCCGGCAATTACCTGTCCGTTCTTGCTCCATTCATAACCATCAAAACCGGGCGTAACGCCGATGACCTGACTGATGGTGGTGTTGGGACAGAATTCAGTTCTGCCATTGAGCGGCCAGGGATTAGCCTTATGCGCCCTTTTGATGAAAGGGAGGTAATCGGCTTCGGCCCAGGCGGTGTTCCAACTGCTATGACCCAATGTTGGATATTCTGTATAAGTGATATTTGCTCCGGCGGCTTTAAAGGAGTTCACCACGCCACGCGCGGTAAAAGGAGCCGGTGCTTTATCAAGTCCACCCTGGAAAAGCCAGATCGGCGTATATTTTACATTCGCGATATTATTAGGATCCGCGTCATAGTTAGATACCGCACTGATGGGAGTTCCCGCGGCCACCAACGTGGGATACAGTTTCAGCATCTGCCATGTTGCGCCGCCACCGCCGGATAAACCGTTCACGATCACGCGGAAAGGATCTACACCAAGTTCGGGAATAAAATAGTTTTCTATCAGTTCATTGATCGCACTGTAATGATTGGTATTAAAACCACCGGAGGAAGAACTGGTTTGCGGATAAAAAAGAAACCCGTCGAAACTGCCGTTGTCCACATTGTTCATGAAGCGTTGTCCACCGTGTACCAACTGGGCTTCGTTATCGTAAATAGAGCCTTTTTCACCAACACCATGAAAAAATACCATGATGGGATACTTCTTACCCCTTCCCAGCGAATCTTTGTAGGATTTCGGGAACTTCAGTCTGAAAGACATTCCCTTGTAGAAATAGGCCTTGTACGAAGTGGTATTGAAAGATACCCTGTTTGTTTTCACCCACTTGGAAAGCGTGCCGAATGGCGGGGTTTCCGGCGGAGCACTGGCGTTGTACACGACAATGGGGTCATCAGGATTCAATACACCTGTTTGCGCATGCGCGAAGTTTTCAATGAGGAGGAGCAGCAATAATACTGCTAATCGCAACGGAGAGTAGGACTGCTTCATTAACGGACAATTAGTGGTTTGTAGGCACAATAAGCCTTTCGGCATTTTTGAATGTCGGCTCTTCAGGAATACTGAAATTCTGGCAACAATGCATACCACTGGAGAATTTGCCGGGGCAAACGGTAGTGGCGGTTATAGATAGGAGATAGGAGTTTTCAGGATAGGGTACGCAAATATATAGCAAACTAAATGAATGTTGCAAGTGCCGGTGGCAAATTTTACCACTTACGGGTGCCCGTTAACATCTCATTTTCAAAAAATGAAACAAACGTTGAGTATCGATATATAATTTTTGTGATTAATGTGATAGCGTGGGCCATTACTTACGTCAATACGGGAGCGCTGCTTATACTGTTGTAAAGCGTATCTCTTTCCACCGGCACCCTGCCCGCCTGTTCTATCAGCAGGGTAAGTTCTTTGGTGGTCATCGCTGGCTTTTGTTCTTCTGATCCGGCCATTGAATAGATTTTCGTGGTATCATCAATGGTGCCGTCAAGGTCATTCACGCCGAAAGACAGTGTCATCTGGGCGTTGTTCCTGCCCAGCATGGGCCAGTAGGCCTTCAGGTGGGGGAAATTGTCCATGTATATGCGGGCTATAGCGTACATGCGCATGTCTTCCACTACCGTAGATTCGGGCACATTGCTCATTTCATTGTCGCCGTTCCTGAATTTCAGCGGGATGAACGTGTTGAAGCCTCCGGTTTTATCCTGGAGTTGGCGCAACCTTTCCATATGGTCCACCCGGTGGAAATAGGATTCGATGTGTCCGTAAAGCATGGTGGCATTGCTGTGCATGCCCAGGTTGTGCGCGGCTTCATGTATGGCAAGCCATCCTTCCGCATCTACTTTATCGTCACAGATCTGCTGCCTGATCTCGGGATGGAATATTTCGGCCCCGCCGCCCGGAAGGGAGTCCAGTCCTTGTTCGTGGAGGTATTTCATGCCATCGGCAACGGATACTTTGGCTTTGCGGAACATATAATCCAGTTCAACGGGTGTGAAGCCTTTGATGTGAAGTTCAGGGCGATGCGCCTTTATTTTCCGGAGCAGGTCGGCGAAGAATTCCAGCGTGAGTTTGGGATGAACGCCACCCACCACATGCACTTCAGTCACGGGTTGCCAGTCGTATTTTTTAACGATGTCCAGCATTTGTTCCGTGGTCAGTTCCCAGCCTTCTTCCCGGTGCGCGTATAACTTAGAGTAAGAACAGAACTTGCAGGAGAATACGCAAACATTGGTAGGTTCTATATGAAAGTTCCTGTTGTAATAAGTGATATTGCCGTGTTTCCGTTCACGGATATGGTTGGCCAGCGTTCCCACGAAGGGGAGCGTTGCTTTTTCAAAGAGAAGTACACCTTCTTCGGGTGTGATCCTTTCTTCCGCCAGTACTTTACCGGCTATTTGGATAAGCGATTCTTCGGAGGTTAGTTGGTAGAGTCTTTCAAGTGTTGCTGCTGTACTCATGGTGTCTTCACAATTTTTTTCGTCACATGCCTGTCGGTATACCCGAGTTGAATAAAATATGTTCCCGCCGCCAGGTGGCCCAGGTGTAGTTCTATGTAAGAAGCCGCGTTCCCGGTATATTGCCGCTGGTACACCTGTTGGCCGGCAGCGTTCACCAGCCTGATGTACCGTAAACCGGTTGGCTGGCTGTAATGCTGCACCATCAGCAGGTTCGGGGTAACCGTCGGCGAAATCAGGAATCCGTCCTCCTTTAATTTGGCAGGAAGGTTTCTTCCATACACATTTACATCATCCAGGTAAATATTGTTGTCAAAGTTATTGATATTGCGGAAAACGAGGTAAAAAGTGTTGGATTGTGCCAGGAATGGCGTGAGATTCACCGAATCTTTCCGCCACTGGTTCCTTCTGGCCGGAACAAAATCTCCGTTGCTGCCTGTGTTTTCCATGCTCAATTCCGTGGTGGATTTGAAATACACCTGCTGGTAACTGAGTCCGCAATCGGTGGTGAGTTGAATACTGAAATAATCCGGTTCGGACGGGTTTTTAGGTTGTGCAGCTACGCGGAACGATACATAGAGGGAATCTGAGGGTGCAAAGGTAAACAATGGCGTAGAAAGATCGCTTGATCCGCCCTGGGTTCCAAGTGCAGATGCATTTCCCGCTACTGCGCTGCGGGTCCCGGTATAAGCGGCCAGGTTGGTAAGTGCCCAGTTAAAGGTGTTGTTACCTTGAGTTTGCAGGAACCAGTTTTGTGGCGGAAAGCCCGATTGTTCAAAGCTTTCTGACAATGGCAAAAGAATAGGGTCCTGCCTTGTAAAAGTTTTGCGCAAAGTGTCGTTGGTATGATCCGGGTCAGGGGGTCCGTTGGGAAGAGAAGTATATACGATCAGTTCGTGCGTACCCGTCGTAACCGCCGTGGCGGGAAGGGTGACCACTTCAGTCTGAAATCTTTCAAGGTATCCCGTCCATTGGAAGGATGTTTCTGTTCCATTGTCTGTTCTGTAAGCGATCCGTAAGCTTTGAAGCGGCGCTATCCCTTCATTCCGGATGGTCACCTTCGGTGTGATGTTCGGGGTACAAAGCCGCTCAGCCGGATCGTTGATGGTGGATAATGCGGCATTGTTATCGGGGAAATTGAATCCGTTCAATGCAATATCATCAAGAAATATATTGTTGCCGAACTGGTTGATGTTCCGGAAGAAAACCTGGATCGTTCCGCTGTTCCTGAAAGCCGACAGGTCGATCTGTTCTTCCCGCCACTGTGTGGCGTTCGGGAAGAAGGCATCGGAAGTAGCTGGAGCGGTTACGAGTGTGCTCCCCCATTTTTTGTACACGGAGGTAAGGGTTGCCCCGCAATCTGTTGAAACCAATACCTGTAAGGTATCAAGGTATGTATTGTTGTAGATGGCGGCCGCTACAAAAAACTTCAAGGCAATGGAGTCTGCTCCGTTCAGGGTTGCCGCGGGCAATACCAGGTCCGCCGCTTTTCCAGGTTCATCTGTTTCAAAGTTGGGGAAATAGATCGAATACGTGCCGGTATGTGCAGCAGAGGTAGTGACCTGCCAGTTGGTGTTGCCGGTGCTGCGCAGGTACCAGCTTCCGGAGATCGTACCGCTTTCAAATCCTTCGGTTATGGGCAAATCTGCAGGTGCGTTCACGGAGAAGCTGATCCGGAGCGTATCGTTTGAAAGATTGTTGTCCGTTCCTCCGTTGGGAGCTGCCACGAATACAAGAAGGGTATGTGTACCCGGCGTAAGGTTCACGGCGGGAAGCAGGATATTTGCTGCCGTATAAGCCGCCAACGTAACGTTTAATGTACTGCTTTGCGGCGTTCCGCCGTCCAGGATATAGCCGGCTGAAAATGTGGTGAGGGTGGTGGTGCCTGAATTTCTTATGGTGATGGAAGGACTGAAGCTTCCGCTGCAAAGGACGGCCCCATCTGAAATATTAACTCCTGCAACAACACGTGCATCCAAAGGGTAAACTACCGGGGCGGTACAACCGTTGGATTGCAGCAAGCCTGATCTGTCGGAAGAGTTGTTCAGCGCGGTTTCCATTAAAGCCGCCTGTCCCTGGGTGAACATCATCATGGCCGCGTCGTTCACGTAATCCATATAATTCATGAACATTACACCTGGGGCGGATGGGGTACAGGCATCTGTTTTTGGAAATGTGGGTGTGCCGAAATTGGCGGTGTCCTGGTTGGGTGTATCGCTTACGCCATCACTATCGGAGCAGGAGCGCGTATTTTCCGATGCACCCCAGATGTGTTGCAGACCGAAAAAATGCCCAAGTTCATGGGTGGCGGTTCTTCCCAGGTTAAAAGGGGCCGTGGCCGTACCTGAATTGCCGGTGTACCTGTAATTGAGCACTAAGCCCATTTCGGGTGCGGGCAGTCCCGGAGTTCCGGGTAAAAAACTATAACCCAGTGTGCCTCCGGCTATCTCCGTTACCCAGATGT
Above is a genomic segment from Parasegetibacter sp. NRK P23 containing:
- a CDS encoding fibronectin type III domain-containing protein, whose protein sequence is MKQSYSPLRLAVLLLLLLIENFAHAQTGVLNPDDPIVVYNASAPPETPPFGTLSKWVKTNRVSFNTTSYKAYFYKGMSFRLKFPKSYKDSLGRGKKYPIMVFFHGVGEKGSIYDNEAQLVHGGQRFMNNVDNGSFDGFLFYPQTSSSSGGFNTNHYSAINELIENYFIPELGVDPFRVIVNGLSGGGGATWQMLKLYPTLVAAGTPISAVSNYDADPNNIANVKYTPIWLFQGGLDKAPAPFTARGVVNSFKAAGANITYTEYPTLGHSSWNTAWAEADYLPFIKRAHKANPWPLNGRTEFCPNTTISQVIGVTPGFDGYEWSKNGQVIAGANNNTYTATSIGTYACRVLRGTVWSDWSPIPVVIKEKGATVPPAITISGGGSPLIPSPSHTDGVQLEVPEGFIAYSWQKEGEATVLGTTRFLQVQQPGAYKVMVSEENGCASEFSAPFVVKNANGTDAPPALLSVSADAVSKTKIRVSWNQVQAPANNETGFEVYQSTAAGGTYQLIATTAADSTGFTIEQLRSNTIYYFKVRAINNNGASAVSNEVNARTLSDIQAPTTPLQLQVISTTRNAVELSWNESTDDVAVTGYEVYVDGLKYYETENTYITVYNLEHGSAYNFRVKAKDAAGNLSAFSNQATARPLLNGLSFKYYITTENWTALPNYDSLTPYAVGTMPAVSINERTQDDRFSYLWEGYITVPVTGTYYFRTASDEGSKVWLGNLNQVGSPYAYVGGPVVVNNDGNHGNTTVTSQALTLQAGTYPIAIAYFERTSGQSMTFSWRTPLTGSGYATVPNSAFIDPAPADGVAPATPGALSATALGHNKVQLSWNDRSSNEVRFEVWRSEDATGGFTMVGTTGANNTAFTDSLELQPATNYFYKVRAVGEFGESAFFPVDNDALGVWRLNNSYIDSISGAKPLIPSSGPVFDNNNKKEGSHALVFNGTNQHADFTSVANDYLRGAYNKKSVAFWMKATTFTGGRNVIDIGGRDYGLAVRLDSNKIFVGVANANVRKSISVPYTSTNWEHVTVVYDTNTLKLYLNGTLVAGDSALGFNAIAAGSNSSSVARVNGTNAFNFGTGRFAGAIDDLSIFGKALTSGEINLLKENKYDKLEVRTEDLPAGPQAPAQLNASAVSTSRVHLTWNDASNNETGFEIYRSANTADGYALFATVPANSTSFADTTLPANTTYFYMVRAVNEGGHSAYSNEDSATTWNSAPVVTAIAQKNMCFGTQLNLPVSATDADPETLTI
- the mqnE gene encoding aminofutalosine synthase MqnE, translated to MSTAATLERLYQLTSEESLIQIAGKVLAEERITPEEGVLLFEKATLPFVGTLANHIRERKHGNITYYNRNFHIEPTNVCVFSCKFCSYSKLYAHREEGWELTTEQMLDIVKKYDWQPVTEVHVVGGVHPKLTLEFFADLLRKIKAHRPELHIKGFTPVELDYMFRKAKVSVADGMKYLHEQGLDSLPGGGAEIFHPEIRQQICDDKVDAEGWLAIHEAAHNLGMHSNATMLYGHIESYFHRVDHMERLRQLQDKTGGFNTFIPLKFRNGDNEMSNVPESTVVEDMRMYAIARIYMDNFPHLKAYWPMLGRNNAQMTLSFGVNDLDGTIDDTTKIYSMAGSEEQKPAMTTKELTLLIEQAGRVPVERDTLYNSISSAPVLT
- a CDS encoding T9SS-dependent choice-of-anchor J family protein, which codes for MLKTTFTCLLLLVCFLLEAQHVHTERCGTGAVMEKYFRQFPAYRKTFEERLDQLRKQAVLRKEIHTDARVQASLQVPVVFHVLLPNPAQVTDAQLLGQLKIINDDFSGSNADSVNIPAAFKDRFGKSQISFCLAQRNPLDEPTSGIVRKTYTLGASPGLGDPVKYTSLGGSDAWDPGRFLNIWVTEIAGGTLGYSFLPGTPGLPAPEMGLVLNYRYTGNSGTATAPFNLGRTATHELGHFFGLQHIWGASENTRSCSDSDGVSDTPNQDTANFGTPTFPKTDACTPSAPGVMFMNYMDYVNDAAMMMFTQGQAALMETALNNSSDRSGLLQSNGCTAPVVYPLDARVVAGVNISDGAVLCSGSFSPSITIRNSGTTTLTTFSAGYILDGGTPQSSTLNVTLAAYTAANILLPAVNLTPGTHTLLVFVAAPNGGTDNNLSNDTLRISFSVNAPADLPITEGFESGTISGSWYLRSTGNTNWQVTTSAAHTGTYSIYFPNFETDEPGKAADLVLPAATLNGADSIALKFFVAAAIYNNTYLDTLQVLVSTDCGATLTSVYKKWGSTLVTAPATSDAFFPNATQWREEQIDLSAFRNSGTIQVFFRNINQFGNNIFLDDIALNGFNFPDNNAALSTINDPAERLCTPNITPKVTIRNEGIAPLQSLRIAYRTDNGTETSFQWTGYLERFQTEVVTLPATAVTTGTHELIVYTSLPNGPPDPDHTNDTLRKTFTRQDPILLPLSESFEQSGFPPQNWFLQTQGNNTFNWALTNLAAYTGTRSAVAGNASALGTQGGSSDLSTPLFTFAPSDSLYVSFRVAAQPKNPSEPDYFSIQLTTDCGLSYQQVYFKSTTELSMENTGSNGDFVPARRNQWRKDSVNLTPFLAQSNTFYLVFRNINNFDNNIYLDDVNVYGRNLPAKLKEDGFLISPTVTPNLLMVQHYSQPTGLRYIRLVNAAGQQVYQRQYTGNAASYIELHLGHLAAGTYFIQLGYTDRHVTKKIVKTP